A window of the Pseudomonas gozinkensis genome harbors these coding sequences:
- the argR gene encoding transcriptional regulator ArgR gives MTAHRIGFLIWPSTKALTLALAEEALRVAQRVHPDVVYELSFLQAEAPTEGEWQLPGEPWAGKLENFQKLFLLADEPPTTLAPALSSALKQLVRAGCVIGGLSAGVYPLAQLGLLDGYRAAVHWRWQDDFAERFPKVIATSHLFDWDRDRLTACGGMSVLDLLLAVLARDHGAELAGAVSEELVVERIREGGERQRIPLQNRLGSSHPKLTQAVLLMEANIEEPLTTDEIAQHVCVSRRQLERIFKQYLNRVPSQYYLELRLNKARQMLMQTSKSIIQIGLSCGFSSGPHFSSAYRNFFGATPREDRNQRRSSSPFELSSVPPERG, from the coding sequence ATGACTGCCCATCGAATTGGTTTCCTGATTTGGCCCAGCACTAAAGCTCTGACTTTGGCGCTGGCAGAGGAGGCCTTGCGTGTTGCCCAGCGTGTGCATCCGGACGTGGTTTACGAGTTGTCGTTCCTGCAGGCCGAAGCACCGACCGAAGGTGAATGGCAACTGCCCGGCGAACCCTGGGCCGGCAAACTCGAAAACTTCCAGAAACTGTTCCTGCTCGCCGATGAGCCACCGACGACTTTGGCGCCGGCACTCAGCAGTGCGCTCAAGCAACTGGTGCGTGCCGGTTGTGTGATTGGCGGTCTGTCGGCCGGTGTTTATCCGCTGGCGCAACTCGGTCTGCTCGACGGCTACCGCGCCGCGGTGCATTGGCGCTGGCAGGACGATTTCGCCGAGCGCTTCCCGAAAGTCATCGCCACCAGCCATCTGTTCGACTGGGATCGCGATCGCCTGACCGCGTGCGGTGGCATGTCGGTGCTCGATTTGCTGCTGGCGGTGCTGGCCCGTGATCACGGTGCGGAACTGGCTGGCGCGGTTTCCGAAGAACTGGTGGTCGAACGCATCCGCGAAGGCGGCGAGCGTCAGCGCATCCCGTTGCAGAACCGTCTTGGTTCCAGCCATCCGAAACTCACGCAAGCCGTACTGCTGATGGAAGCCAATATCGAAGAACCGCTGACCACCGACGAAATCGCCCAGCACGTGTGCGTGTCCCGTCGCCAGCTGGAGCGGATCTTCAAGCAATACCTCAACCGCGTGCCGAGCCAGTACTACCTGGAACTGCGCTTGAACAAGGCCCGGCAGATGTTGATGCAGACTAGCAAGTCGATCATCCAGATCGGCCTGTCCTGCGGTTTCTCTTCTGGGCCGCATTTCTCCAGCGCCTATCGCAACTTCTTCGGCGCCACGCCACGGGAAGACCGCAACCAGCGGCGCAGCAGCAGCCCGTTCGAGTTGTCATCGGTGCCACCCGAGCGCGGATAA
- a CDS encoding ABC transporter permease produces the protein MLKGYGAVILDGAWLTLQLALSSMALAIVLGLIGVALRLSPVRWLAWLGDLYSTVIRGIPDLVLILLIFYGGQDLLNRVAPMLGYDDYIDLNPLAAGIGTLGFIFGAYLSETFRGAFMAIPKGQAEAGMAYGMSSFQVFFRVLVPQMIRLAIPGFTNNWLVLTKATALISVVGLQDMMFKAKQAADATREPFTFFLAVAAMYLVITSVSLLALRHLEKRYSVGVRAADL, from the coding sequence ATGTTGAAAGGCTACGGGGCTGTCATCCTCGATGGCGCTTGGCTGACGCTTCAGCTCGCCTTGTCGTCCATGGCCCTGGCCATCGTTCTCGGGCTGATCGGCGTCGCGTTGCGCCTGTCGCCGGTGCGCTGGCTGGCGTGGCTGGGCGATCTGTATTCCACGGTGATTCGCGGGATTCCCGACCTGGTGCTGATCCTGCTGATCTTCTACGGCGGTCAGGATTTGCTCAACCGCGTCGCACCGATGCTCGGCTATGACGACTACATCGACCTGAACCCGCTGGCCGCCGGTATCGGCACCCTCGGTTTCATCTTCGGTGCGTACCTGTCGGAAACCTTCCGCGGCGCGTTCATGGCGATCCCCAAAGGTCAGGCCGAAGCGGGCATGGCGTACGGCATGAGCAGCTTTCAGGTGTTCTTCCGGGTGCTGGTGCCGCAGATGATCCGTCTGGCGATTCCGGGCTTCACCAACAACTGGCTGGTGTTGACCAAGGCCACCGCGCTGATTTCCGTGGTCGGTCTGCAAGACATGATGTTCAAGGCCAAGCAGGCGGCCGACGCCACCCGCGAGCCTTTCACCTTCTTCCTCGCAGTGGCGGCGATGTACCTGGTGATCACCAGTGTCTCGTTGCTGGCGCTGCGTCACCTTGAGAAGCGCTACTCGGTAGGCGTAAGGGCGGCTGATCTATGA
- a CDS encoding ABC transporter ATP-binding protein — protein sequence MYKLEVQDLHKRYGSHEVLKGVSLKAAAGDVISIIGSSGSGKSTFLRCINLLEQPHAGKILLNNEELKLVANKDGALKAADPKQLQRMRSRLSMVFQHFNLWSHMTALENIMEAPVHVLGVSKAEAREKAEHYLNKVGVAHRKDAFPGHMSGGEQQRVAIARALAMEPEVMLFDEPTSALDPELVGDVLKVMQALAQEGRTMVVVTHEMGFAREVSNQLVFLHKGVVEESGNPREVLVNPQSERLQQFLSGSLK from the coding sequence ATGTACAAACTTGAAGTCCAAGACCTGCATAAACGCTATGGCAGTCACGAAGTGCTCAAGGGCGTTTCCCTGAAAGCGGCCGCCGGCGATGTGATCAGCATCATCGGCTCCAGTGGCTCCGGCAAAAGTACTTTCCTGCGCTGCATCAACCTGCTCGAGCAGCCGCACGCGGGCAAGATCCTGCTCAACAACGAAGAGCTGAAACTGGTGGCGAACAAGGACGGCGCGCTGAAAGCCGCTGATCCGAAACAGCTGCAACGCATGCGTTCGCGCCTGTCGATGGTGTTCCAGCACTTCAACCTGTGGTCGCACATGACCGCGCTGGAAAACATCATGGAAGCGCCGGTTCACGTGCTGGGCGTGTCCAAGGCCGAAGCCCGCGAGAAAGCCGAGCACTACCTGAACAAGGTCGGCGTGGCTCATCGTAAGGATGCGTTCCCGGGGCACATGTCCGGTGGCGAGCAGCAACGTGTGGCGATCGCCCGTGCGCTGGCGATGGAACCTGAGGTGATGCTGTTCGACGAGCCGACTTCGGCCCTCGACCCGGAACTGGTCGGCGACGTGCTGAAAGTCATGCAGGCCCTCGCTCAGGAAGGCCGCACCATGGTGGTGGTGACCCACGAAATGGGCTTCGCCCGTGAAGTGTCGAACCAGTTGGTGTTCCTGCACAAAGGTGTCGTCGAAGAAAGCGGCAACCCGCGTGAAGTGCTGGTCAATCCGCAATCGGAACGTTTGCAACAATTCCTCTCGGGCAGCCTCAAGTAA
- a CDS encoding BRO-N domain-containing protein yields MSDTHNSTVFTRHNLHLHSLLLENQTWFCARDIGRLMGVHLSDRMIKKLDNDQHRLLRIEYYRQPEKQLMLSESGVYALLVYHYIPENRLLRECLTNQVVPALRDAEPSDRFDRPTLSLLNWSEMSLSLLHWQDEGWIRLRDMPYLLEGQTQRRETMAKPWWRKVAQALQSSKHSLG; encoded by the coding sequence ATGTCTGATACGCACAATTCTACAGTCTTCACCCGCCACAATCTCCACCTACACTCCCTTCTACTCGAAAACCAAACATGGTTCTGCGCTCGCGATATCGGTCGTTTAATGGGCGTCCATCTCAGTGATCGCATGATCAAAAAACTGGACAACGATCAGCACCGCTTGCTGAGGATTGAGTATTACCGACAACCTGAAAAACAGTTGATGCTCAGCGAATCCGGTGTGTATGCGCTGTTGGTGTATCACTACATCCCTGAGAATCGTTTGCTACGAGAGTGTTTGACCAATCAGGTGGTGCCAGCCCTGCGCGATGCTGAACCCTCGGATAGGTTTGATCGCCCAACGTTGAGCCTGTTGAACTGGTCGGAGATGTCGTTGAGTCTGCTGCATTGGCAGGATGAAGGTTGGATTCGTCTGCGGGATATGCCGTATCTGCTGGAAGGTCAGACTCAACGGCGAGAAACGATGGCTAAGCCTTGGTGGCGAAAAGTCGCGCAGGCGCTTCAGTCGTCGAAGCATTCACTCGGTTAG
- the acs gene encoding acetate--CoA ligase, with protein sequence MSAASLYPVRPEVLANTLTDEATYKAMYQQSVVNPDGFWREQAKRLDWIKPFTTVKQTSFDDHHVDIKWFADGTLNVSYNCLDRHLAERGDQVAIIWEGDDPSESRNITYRELHEQVCKLANALRGQDVHRGDVVTIYMPMIPEAVVAMLACTRIGAIHSVVFGGFSPEALAGRIIDCRSKVVITADEGIRAGKKISLKANVDDALTNPETSSIQKVIVCKRTGGDIKWNQHRDIWYEDLMKVAGTVCAPKEMGAEEALFILYTSGSTGKPKGVQHTTGGYLLYAAMTHERVFDYRPGEIYWCTADVGWVTGHSYIVYGPLANGATTLLFEGVPNYPDITRVAKIVDKHKVNILYTAPTAIRAMMASGTAAVEGADGSSLRLLGSVGEPINPEAWDWYYKNVGKSRCPIVDTWWQTETGGNMMSPLPGAHALKPGSAARPFFGVVPALVDNLGNIIEGEAEGNLVILDSWPGQARTLYGDHDRFVDTYFKTFRGMYFTGDGARRDADGYYWITGRVDDVLNVSGHRMGTAEIESAMVAHPKVAEAAVVGVPHDIKGQGIYVYVTLKNGEEPSEQLRLELKNWVRKEIGPIASPDVIQWAPGLPKTRSGKIMRRILRKIATAEYEGLGDISTLADPGVVQHLIDTHKTMNVA encoded by the coding sequence ATGAGTGCGGCTTCCCTGTATCCCGTTCGTCCCGAGGTTCTGGCCAATACGCTGACCGACGAGGCGACCTACAAAGCCATGTACCAACAGTCGGTCGTCAACCCTGACGGCTTCTGGCGCGAACAAGCCAAGCGCCTCGACTGGATCAAACCTTTCACCACGGTGAAACAGACTTCGTTCGACGATCACCATGTCGACATCAAATGGTTTGCCGACGGCACCCTGAACGTTTCCTACAACTGCCTCGACCGTCATCTGGCCGAGCGCGGCGATCAGGTCGCCATCATCTGGGAAGGCGACGATCCTTCCGAAAGCCGCAACATCACCTACCGCGAACTGCACGAGCAAGTGTGCAAACTCGCCAACGCCCTGCGTGGCCAGGACGTGCACCGCGGCGACGTGGTGACCATCTATATGCCGATGATTCCCGAAGCCGTGGTCGCCATGCTGGCCTGTACCCGGATCGGCGCGATTCACTCGGTGGTGTTCGGCGGTTTCTCGCCGGAAGCCCTGGCCGGTCGCATCATCGACTGCCGCTCGAAAGTGGTGATCACCGCTGACGAAGGCATCCGTGCCGGCAAGAAGATTTCCCTCAAGGCCAACGTCGACGACGCGCTGACCAACCCGGAAACCAGCAGCATCCAGAAAGTCATCGTGTGCAAGCGCACCGGCGGCGACATCAAGTGGAACCAGCATCGCGACATCTGGTACGAAGACCTGATGAAAGTGGCAGGCACCGTCTGCGCGCCGAAAGAGATGGGCGCCGAAGAAGCGCTGTTCATCCTTTATACCTCCGGCTCCACCGGCAAGCCGAAGGGCGTGCAGCACACCACCGGCGGCTATCTGTTGTACGCGGCCATGACTCACGAGCGCGTGTTCGACTACCGTCCGGGCGAAATCTACTGGTGCACCGCCGACGTGGGCTGGGTCACCGGTCACTCCTACATTGTTTACGGCCCGCTGGCCAACGGCGCGACAACGCTGCTGTTCGAAGGCGTGCCGAACTATCCGGACATCACCCGGGTGGCGAAGATCGTCGACAAGCACAAGGTCAACATCCTCTACACCGCGCCGACCGCGATCCGCGCGATGATGGCCTCCGGCACCGCCGCTGTTGAGGGCGCGGACGGCAGCAGCCTGCGTCTGCTCGGTTCGGTCGGCGAGCCGATCAACCCGGAAGCCTGGGACTGGTACTACAAGAACGTCGGCAAGTCCCGTTGCCCGATCGTCGACACCTGGTGGCAGACCGAAACCGGCGGCAACATGATGAGCCCGCTGCCGGGCGCCCATGCGCTGAAACCGGGTTCGGCCGCGCGTCCGTTCTTCGGTGTGGTCCCGGCGCTGGTGGACAACCTCGGCAACATCATCGAGGGCGAGGCCGAGGGCAATCTGGTGATTCTCGATTCGTGGCCAGGTCAGGCGCGCACCCTGTACGGCGATCACGACCGTTTCGTCGACACCTACTTCAAGACCTTCCGTGGCATGTACTTCACCGGTGACGGCGCCCGTCGCGATGCCGATGGTTACTACTGGATCACCGGTCGCGTGGACGACGTGCTCAACGTGTCCGGCCACCGCATGGGTACCGCCGAGATCGAAAGTGCGATGGTCGCTCACCCGAAAGTCGCCGAAGCGGCGGTGGTCGGTGTGCCGCACGACATCAAGGGGCAGGGCATTTATGTCTACGTCACCCTGAAGAATGGCGAAGAGCCGAGCGAGCAATTGCGCCTGGAACTGAAGAACTGGGTGCGCAAAGAGATCGGGCCGATCGCTTCGCCGGACGTGATCCAGTGGGCGCCGGGGCTGCCGAAGACCCGTTCGGGCAAGATCATGCGCCGCATTCTGCGCAAGATCGCGACCGCCGAGTATGAAGGCCTGGGCGACATCTCCACCCTGGCCGATCCGGGTGTGGTGCAGCATCTGATCGACACGCACAAGACCATGAACGTCGCGTAA
- a CDS encoding ABC transporter substrate-binding protein: MKKLVLLGALALSVLSLPTFADEKPLKIGIEAAYPPFASKAPDGSIVGFDYDIGNALCEEMKVKCQWVEQEFDGLIPALKVRKIDAILSSMSITEDRKKSVDFTNKYYNTPARLVMKEGTAVSEGLTELKGKNIGVQRGSIHERFAREVLAPLGAEIKPYGSQNEIYLDVAAGRLDGTVADATLLNDGFLKTDAGKGFAFVGPAFTDVKYFGDGVGIAVRKGDALKDKINTAIAAIRENGKYKAIQDKYFDFDIYGK; encoded by the coding sequence ATGAAGAAACTTGTGCTGCTTGGCGCCCTGGCACTGTCCGTGCTGTCCCTGCCGACATTCGCCGATGAAAAGCCTCTGAAAATCGGTATCGAAGCGGCTTACCCTCCATTTGCTTCCAAAGCGCCGGACGGCAGCATCGTCGGTTTCGACTACGACATCGGCAACGCGCTGTGCGAAGAAATGAAGGTCAAGTGCCAGTGGGTCGAGCAAGAGTTCGACGGTCTGATCCCGGCACTGAAAGTGCGCAAGATCGACGCGATCCTGTCGTCCATGTCGATCACTGAAGACCGCAAGAAGTCCGTGGACTTCACCAACAAGTACTACAACACCCCGGCTCGCCTGGTCATGAAAGAAGGCACCGCTGTCAGCGAAGGCCTGACCGAGCTCAAGGGCAAGAACATCGGCGTACAGCGTGGTTCGATCCACGAGCGTTTCGCCCGCGAAGTCCTGGCCCCGCTGGGTGCCGAGATCAAGCCATACGGTTCGCAGAACGAAATCTACCTCGACGTGGCCGCCGGCCGCCTCGACGGCACCGTGGCGGACGCTACGCTGTTGAATGACGGCTTCCTGAAAACCGACGCCGGCAAAGGCTTCGCGTTCGTCGGCCCGGCGTTCACCGACGTCAAATACTTCGGCGACGGCGTAGGCATCGCAGTACGCAAGGGCGACGCCCTGAAAGACAAGATCAACACCGCCATCGCGGCCATCCGCGAGAACGGCAAGTACAAGGCAATCCAGGACAAGTACTTCGACTTCGACATTTACGGCAAGTAA
- a CDS encoding DUF2790 domain-containing protein, translating to MKALLVLALSSLCATAMADEVPTDVAQQQPAIEEYTYSTHLDIAKVVSMSEVPNVCEVVPAKMEYDDSKGQRHILRYSIMGNGCTN from the coding sequence ATGAAAGCTTTATTGGTTCTGGCCCTCAGCAGTCTGTGCGCAACCGCCATGGCAGACGAGGTCCCGACTGATGTCGCACAGCAACAACCGGCCATCGAGGAATACACTTACTCCACTCACCTGGACATCGCCAAAGTTGTTTCCATGAGCGAAGTTCCGAATGTCTGCGAAGTTGTTCCGGCGAAAATGGAATACGACGACTCCAAGGGGCAGCGCCACATCCTGCGTTACAGCATCATGGGCAACGGCTGCACCAATTGA
- a CDS encoding ribonucleotide-diphosphate reductase subunit beta: MLSWDEFDKEDSEVAAVKGANAGHASEANMDRLDSAGGAAALEARAVTAEDSAAVARAKAALDSLDVAEGLAELEGSAARVAVDEKRMINCRADLNQLVPFKYDWAWQKYLDGCANHWMPQEVNMTADIALWKNPEGLTDDERRIVMRNLGFFSTADSLVANNLALAVYRLITNPECRQYILRQAFEEAIHTHAYQYCIESLGMDEGEIFNMYHEIPSVAKKAAWGLKYTRAISDPEFNTGTVETDKELLRNLIAYYCVLEGIFFYCGFTQILSMGRRNKMTGVAEQFQYILRDESMHLNFGIDVINQIKIENPHLWDAEMKEEASQMILQGTQLEIEYARDTMPRGVLGMNAAMMEDYLKFIANRRLSQIGLKEEYPGTTNPFPWMSEIMDLKKEKNFFETRVIEYQTGGALSWD; the protein is encoded by the coding sequence ATGCTGAGCTGGGACGAATTCGACAAAGAAGACAGTGAAGTAGCAGCAGTGAAAGGCGCCAACGCCGGCCACGCTAGCGAAGCCAACATGGACCGCCTCGACAGCGCCGGCGGTGCCGCCGCCCTCGAAGCCCGCGCCGTGACCGCCGAAGACTCGGCCGCCGTGGCCCGCGCCAAGGCTGCACTGGATTCCCTCGACGTTGCCGAAGGCCTCGCCGAACTCGAAGGCTCCGCCGCCCGTGTCGCCGTTGACGAAAAGCGCATGATCAACTGCCGCGCCGACCTCAACCAGCTCGTGCCATTCAAGTACGACTGGGCCTGGCAGAAATACCTGGACGGCTGCGCAAACCACTGGATGCCGCAAGAAGTCAACATGACCGCCGACATCGCCCTCTGGAAAAACCCGGAAGGCCTGACCGACGACGAGCGCCGCATCGTGATGCGCAACCTCGGCTTCTTCTCCACCGCCGACTCCCTGGTTGCCAACAACCTGGCCCTGGCCGTGTACCGCCTGATCACCAACCCGGAATGCCGCCAGTACATCCTGCGCCAGGCGTTCGAAGAGGCGATCCACACCCACGCCTACCAGTACTGCATCGAATCGCTGGGCATGGATGAAGGCGAGATCTTCAACATGTACCACGAGATCCCGTCGGTCGCGAAAAAAGCCGCCTGGGGCCTGAAATACACCCGCGCCATCTCCGATCCGGAATTCAACACCGGCACCGTTGAGACCGACAAAGAACTGCTGCGCAACCTGATCGCCTACTACTGCGTTCTGGAAGGCATCTTCTTCTACTGCGGCTTCACCCAGATCCTCTCCATGGGCCGCCGCAACAAAATGACCGGCGTCGCCGAGCAGTTCCAGTACATCCTGCGCGACGAATCCATGCACCTGAACTTCGGCATCGACGTGATCAACCAGATCAAAATCGAAAACCCACACCTGTGGGACGCCGAAATGAAGGAAGAAGCTTCGCAGATGATTCTGCAGGGCACTCAGCTGGAAATCGAATACGCCCGTGACACCATGCCTCGCGGCGTACTGGGCATGAACGCAGCGATGATGGAGGACTACCTGAAGTTCATCGCTAACCGTCGTCTGTCGCAGATCGGCCTTAAAGAAGAATATCCAGGGACGACTAACCCGTTCCCTTGGATGAGCGAGATTATGGACTTGAAGAAAGAGAAGAATTTCTTTGAGACTCGGGTTATTGAGTATCAGACTGGTGGGGCGTTGAGCTGGGACTAA
- a CDS encoding ABC transporter permease: MIFDYNVIWEALPLYLGGLVTTLKLLALSLFFGLLAALPLGLMRVSKNAVVNGAAWLYTYVIRGTPMLVQLFLIYYGLAQFEAVRESFLWPWLSSATFCACLAFTINTSAYTAEIIAGSLKATPNGEIEAAKAMGMSRFKMYKRILLPSALRRALPQYSNEVIMMLQTTSLASIVTLIDITGAARTVNAQFYLPFEAYITAGVFYLCLTFILVRLFKLAERRWLSYLAPRKH; the protein is encoded by the coding sequence ATGATCTTCGACTACAACGTCATTTGGGAGGCCCTGCCGCTATACCTCGGCGGTCTGGTCACCACCCTCAAGTTGCTCGCGCTGTCGCTGTTCTTCGGTCTGCTCGCGGCCCTGCCGCTGGGGCTGATGCGCGTATCCAAGAACGCTGTGGTCAACGGCGCAGCCTGGCTCTACACCTACGTGATTCGCGGTACGCCGATGCTGGTTCAACTGTTCCTGATCTACTACGGTCTGGCCCAGTTCGAAGCCGTGCGTGAAAGCTTCCTCTGGCCGTGGCTGTCCAGCGCAACGTTCTGTGCGTGCCTGGCGTTCACGATCAACACCAGCGCCTACACCGCCGAAATCATCGCCGGCAGCCTGAAGGCCACGCCGAATGGCGAGATCGAAGCGGCCAAGGCCATGGGCATGTCGCGCTTCAAGATGTACAAGCGCATCCTGCTGCCATCGGCCCTGCGCCGGGCGCTGCCGCAGTACAGCAACGAAGTGATCATGATGCTGCAGACCACCAGTCTGGCGTCCATCGTGACCCTGATCGACATTACTGGTGCGGCCCGTACCGTCAACGCGCAGTTCTACCTGCCGTTCGAGGCGTACATCACCGCTGGCGTGTTCTACCTGTGCCTGACCTTCATTCTGGTGCGCCTGTTCAAGCTGGCCGAGCGTCGCTGGCTGAGCTACCTGGCCCCGAGGAAGCACTGA
- a CDS encoding succinylglutamate desuccinylase/aspartoacylase family protein — translation MERIDHILPWSHLGSERRISVFRFGSGERKAYIQASLHADELPGMRTAWELKKRLGELEAKGLLNGVIELVPVANPLGLGQLLQGNHQGRFEAGSGKNFNRDFVELSAPVAAKLEGQLGDDPHANIRLIRQAMADHLAALPEASSQLQGMQRILLQHAATADVVLDLHCDCEAALHMYALPQHWPQWRSLAAHLDVKVGLLAEDSGGSSFDEACSLPWLRLSRLFPDAQIPLACLATTVELGGQADTTPAQAEAWAEGILAFLAEQGLIRGEWPSAAHEPCEGMPFEGTELLLPPHPGVVSFLRKPGEWVEAGDKIFEVIDPLSDRVSTVCAGTSGVLFAIERLRYAQPGFWLAKVAGRDALRDGPLLND, via the coding sequence ATGGAACGCATCGACCACATTCTGCCGTGGAGTCACCTGGGCAGCGAACGCCGGATTTCGGTTTTCCGCTTCGGTAGCGGCGAGCGCAAGGCCTACATCCAGGCCAGCCTGCACGCTGACGAACTGCCCGGCATGCGCACCGCCTGGGAGCTGAAAAAACGCCTCGGCGAACTCGAAGCCAAGGGCCTGCTCAACGGCGTCATCGAATTGGTGCCGGTGGCCAACCCGCTGGGTCTCGGTCAGTTGCTGCAAGGCAACCATCAGGGCCGTTTCGAGGCCGGCAGCGGCAAGAATTTCAACCGTGATTTCGTCGAGCTCAGCGCCCCGGTGGCCGCAAAGCTCGAGGGCCAACTCGGTGATGATCCGCACGCCAACATCCGTCTGATCCGTCAGGCGATGGCCGATCACCTGGCCGCATTGCCCGAGGCCAGCAGCCAGTTGCAAGGCATGCAGCGCATCCTGCTGCAACATGCCGCCACCGCCGATGTGGTGCTGGATCTGCATTGCGACTGCGAAGCCGCGCTGCACATGTACGCCTTGCCGCAGCACTGGCCGCAGTGGCGTTCGCTCGCCGCGCACCTGGACGTGAAGGTCGGTCTGCTGGCGGAAGATTCCGGCGGCAGTTCGTTCGACGAAGCCTGCTCGTTGCCGTGGCTGCGTCTGTCGCGCCTGTTCCCGGACGCGCAGATTCCACTGGCGTGCCTGGCGACCACCGTTGAACTGGGTGGTCAGGCCGACACCACGCCTGCGCAGGCCGAGGCTTGGGCAGAAGGCATTCTGGCGTTCCTCGCCGAGCAGGGCCTGATTCGTGGCGAGTGGCCGAGCGCGGCGCACGAACCGTGCGAAGGCATGCCGTTCGAGGGCACTGAACTGCTCCTGCCGCCGCATCCGGGCGTGGTGAGTTTTCTGCGCAAGCCCGGCGAGTGGGTTGAAGCCGGTGACAAGATTTTCGAAGTGATCGATCCGCTGTCGGATCGGGTCAGCACGGTGTGTGCTGGTACGTCCGGGGTGCTGTTTGCCATTGAGCGGCTGCGTTACGCCCAACCCGGTTTCTGGCTGGCCAAAGTGGCGGGGCGCGATGCGCTGCGCGACGGCCCTTTGCTCAACGACTGA